From a single Metopolophium dirhodum isolate CAU chromosome 6, ASM1992520v1, whole genome shotgun sequence genomic region:
- the LOC132946519 gene encoding uncharacterized protein LOC132946519, translated as MTKTTEEAGYDLVQSLLKFHDGSHGARDRMVHKPGWKMLFMMLKYLNCYPELTSMPYQLTPIVLDVPPEYRQIVLKNPMIVRRRYVELLPIKYGYREFWKTHINRSRALPYQYLLWEGGFVLIVFCFYAIGDNVIRVVNITIHFSKKDVQPEPLCYQDKLMLEECYPLDTFNPGFALPKPVSINTNRWTILRELKESSDKKGNELFLLSLSPLMDELSDQVLTDTRRKMLELLEEAMSWKRNFDR; from the exons ATGACGAAAACCACTGAGGAGGCTGGATACGATCTCGTCCAA tctTTACTCAAATTTCACGATGGATCTCACGGTGCCCGAGATCGCATGGTTCATAAGCCCGGATGGAAAATGCTTTTtatgatgttaaaatatttaaactgctACCCGGAATTAA CTTCAATGCCGTATCAATTGACTCCGATTGTACTGGACGTACCACCCGAATATCGTCAAATTGTCTTGAAGAATCCCATGATCGTTAGAAGACGTTACGTAGAATTACTACCTATCAAATATGGATATCGAGAATTTTGGAAGACTCACATAAACCGTTCGAGGGCATTGccttatcaatatttattgtgGGAAGGCGGTTTCGTTCtgattgtattttgtttttacgcCATTG GCGATAATGTCATACGTGTAGTAAATAtcacaatacatttttcaaaaaaagacGTACAACCCGAACCGTTGTGCTATCAAGATAAGCTCATGCTGGAAGag tgtTATCCACTGGATACGTTCAATCCCGGATTTGCATTACCCAAACCAGTATCGATCAACACGAATAG GTGGACAATTTTGCGAGAGTTAAAAGAATCCAGTGACAAAAAAGGCAACGAACTGTTTTTGCTATCGTTGTCGCCTTTGATGGACGAATTGTCGGACCAAGTTCTTACGGACACCAGGCGCAAAATGTTAGAGCTGTTGGAAGAAGCTATGAGCTGGAAAAGAAATTTTGATCGTTAG
- the LOC132946518 gene encoding trypsin-3-like yields the protein MIQIIILILLFNCLITTVVTFEENMLSYENKGLIANGEIYDVEKYPFVVCLVIRAVRKNITGKAVCTGSLISPLFVLTAAHCTVGVTTSNINVYSGKSHQHVQRIYRHHMFDPEKFLADICLLKLRKPFKNVGRYVSLSGHPDEFSNGKPLNCVVIGFGITEQNTKPKLRGFMTNSSVTYGPTACKLFNTSNIMDTWNEYLCSKPDIHMVCPGDSGGPMICNGSLYGIASHGYNFKEENKDIDCGSPDVQTRHLFLYTYRKWIADTTNKGNTLIPHYKSYITTIILVLYYYML from the exons ATGATTCAAATAATTATCCTCATTTTGCTTTTCAACTGTCTTATTACTACAGTGGTGACATTTGAAGAAAATATGTTAAGTTATGAAAACAAAGGTCTCATAGCCAACGGAGAAATATATGACGTCGAGAAATATCCGTTTGTAGTGTGCTTAGTGATAAGAGCCGTCCGAAAAAACATTACGGGAAAGGCCGTATGCACGGGCTCGTTGATATCGCCCTTGTTCGTTTTGACCGCCGCACACTGTACCGTTGGCGTAACAACATCTAACATAAAT GTATACAGCGGCAAAAGCCACCAACATGTCCAGCGCATATACCGACATCATATGTTTGATCCCGAAAAGTTTTTGGCAGACATCTGCTTGTTGAAA CTACGAAAACCGTTCAAGAATGTCGGCCGTTATGTAAGTTTATCTGGCCATCCTGATGAATTTTCTAATGGAAAGCCCTTGAATTGTGTGGTCATTGGGTTTGGAATTACCGAACAAAATACGAAACCTAAGTTAAGGGGGTTCATGACCAACTCTAGTGTCACGTACGGTCCTACAGCATGTAAATTGTTCAATAC ATCGAATATAATGGATACGTGGAATGAATATTTGTGTTCAAAACCAGACATTCATATGGTATGTCCTGGGGACAGCGGCGGTCCAATGATTTGCAATGGGTCCTTATATGGAATAGCCAGTCACGGATACAATTTCAAAGAAGAAAATAAGGACATCGATTGTGGCAGTCCCGACGTTCAGACTAGACATCTATTCTTATATACCTACAGAAAATGGATAGCTGATACTACAAATAAAGGAAACACATTAATACCACactataaatcatatattactactattatattagtattatactattatatgttgtga